From Brassica rapa cultivar Chiifu-401-42 chromosome A06, CAAS_Brap_v3.01, whole genome shotgun sequence:
TTTCTTCTTCAAAACATATAGTGGCCTCACTGGCTTCTTGTTAAATTGGCTCCCGAGCAAGGACATAGCATTTTCCATGTGATCCGGCTCACTTAAGATACAAACTCCTCGCTCCCCCTTCAGTGCTGTGGTTTCAAACTCAACTCTTCTAGTTTTGTTTTCCTTGGGGTTGTAAAAGTATGCGTATAACAACGTTTGAGCAGAATCCAATGTCTTGGGCATTATCACAATCTCACCATCAAGAGTGACACCAGCTACAAGAGTCTTTAACATATCAGGAAGAGACATGTCAATCGTAACCTTAGACCATTCATGTTTCTCGCCGCCATGATCTTTCATAACCCACACCTCTGCTCTATCTTTGCTGTAAAACGTGCATCCTAGTTTCCCTTGGTAGGTTACTTAACTCAACTCCTCCAACTGATTCATCTCCACATCTATGGGCATCTGGATATGGTAAAATCTCTCAAACCTAACGTCGAACCTCCCTAATACCAATACACTACTACTTGTTAATGTGCCTCCTAGGTAATAGATAATTCCATTGATGCACACACCATTACTCCTCGGTGGAGGGATATCGTCTTGAATTTCAATCTTTCTCCAGTCTTTTATACTTAGACCGACCACCTCCAAATGTTATAACCTTACAAGAATAATCGCAAATTCTTTCCCCTTCAACAAAGCACAAGACTTTGTATTGAttttgtaacatcccgagttgtgacaTATGAAAAAAggttaagagaattgatttggctatctATGTCATCAAAGTTGACTTACACTTTCCGTCACACATCCATTTAGAACttcagagttaagcgtgcttggacTGAAATAGTGGAAAGATGTgagacctatcgggaagtgattcgtgATACCATGTGAGTAAGGCTAAAGCACGAGAAAAGGTCAGATGGTGATTGCAGGGTTAGTAAACAAGACTTTCGGGCATTCGAAAAATTAACGCATTGTGATAGGATGGAGCCCACGGATTGAGTGAGCGGATGTGGATGGTTCATTAGCCGTGGACGGGCGGGCGTTACAGATTCTTAACTGAATCATATCCAAAGAATCCATGATGGTATTCGTCCGGGACAAAGTAACATTTCCCAGCTGGATCTAACGAAGAAAATTCATCGTCTAAGGCTTTGTTTTCTTTAGAGTATCCGACCAGGGGCAACAAAACGTTTTGTCTCGTGGTAGGGTTGTATATCGCATACAGATTAGAATTTGTGAAATAACATATTAACCCTCGGACATATCCATAGATGGAGTAGCTGCGTTGTAATAGTGTACGACAACTATCTCTGTCTACGAATCTTGTGTTAGTGTTAAGAGGATAAGTATTCGAGGAGATATATGATGAAGATTGGTAGAAAACGACAAGCTGGCGTGGATGAGCCAAAGACCTAGTTTTGATCGACTCGGTAATGATACTAGATAACCATAGTTTAGATACATATCGGAACCTCGCAAGTGTTTTCACAGGTAGTCTCGAGAGTATCTCGACCATAAGATCAAAAGGGACATTGATTGACTATGGTAACTTTTCTCCACCTTGATGATTTGTCGTAAAGACTTCTGGTTTCTATTCCTCTCTCTGCGGCATGATTGTCTATGCTATATTTTGTGAATCACAGACAAAAGAAAAGTTAATACGAAACAAACGACCTACTAGGTTGTTTATTACGacttacttctttttttttaatgaggaCTAGGTTGTTTCCTATCAACGCGTTGAAATTTATTACTGTTGTAAAATTTGATTCACAATTATCTATATATCTACttttttatactattatttgaggaATGTTTTGCCCATTTTAAGGGTGCGCGTTCAGgtacccattcgggttcggtttggatctATTTGAGTTTCGAGTTTTCGGAATCAAAGATTTTAGCCTCATTCGGGTATTTCTAAATttcagttcggattcggttcagATATTTGCGAGTTCGATTCGGGTTTGGATAAtctatttaaatgatttttaaatttttataattcattatatattttaaatttctcaaaatctattaataaaataaaatatcacatataaatttgaataacatatgttacaatacctaaactaaacatataaattggtttggttaaggaaaaaaaattggtttggttttaatattttgatagaaaatcaatagatatctctataatattatttgagaagtaagTTTCCTATGTGTCGCACTCACGTTAATTCTCACGGTGGTTGATTACgatgatacccttaatgaattagaTATATCTAATTATtactattaaatatttattttatattatttatttttttcttttttatttaggtttcctttttctttatttttttcaaataacctatataataatttttttttaaaattttaaaagcgaaaatatcttttatatatagtgtaattcataataaggaaagttcacaaaaaatcatgattttaaaGTAAAGAAATTATCTCCcctttaaaaagataattttaaacaacataatacatattttaaaatttaagcattttatttaaatcaaactatttctcattttattacaaaataatttaaataacagAAACTAAGATatatttaatgaataaaatttagtttaatcttttttttatttagtttcctttttatatttttcaaataacatatatgataaagaaaatatttataaaacttaaaacgaaaatatttaatatatataatgtgatttcataaaaaacgAAAAGCTTTGAAAAATAAGCTTGATattaaagtaaataattaatCCTCCCTTTTAAAATTTATCGGTTATATTTTTATGCAACTTTGTACCTATCatctctttatttttaaattttttttgttttgcaaattaaaatatacaaactTACTAAGAAATCAACCCTAAACTAACAAAATGTCAGAAGAGGGGTTGCCCGAGGAGATCCAAATCTTATCCTGGACGACGACTACGAGAACATTCCTACACCTTTGGTGATAAACAAAAACGGTAAGACAGTCGTCTATTGGGATGTGGCGGATTACCCGGTTCCTAAGGATGTCGATCTTGATTCTCTTCGTATGCGTATAGAATCGATTCTTCATGATTTGGGCTGTCCGGAGGTGTCTATTGTGGCTTACGTTTACAAGAATAGGTTTTCGGATGAACAGGAACGTAAATTTAAGGATGCCAAAATCTTTGTCGATTTCTTACCCGAGGGGGATGACATTGCGAGAATGACTTGGATGTTAGTGGACATTATTTGTTTGCCTGTGGTATTTCCTAAACCAAATGTTATTGTACTCTCAAAACACATGGAAAAAGAGGCTGTTGATTGTTTCCAAAGCATGTATTTCAACGGTGTTGGTGTTCTCTTATCCAAAACTGAACCTGGTTGGCTTGTTCCTGATGATAGTTCAGCCTTTGAACTTACAAGGCTATTTGAAAAACATCTTGACTGTGAGAAGCCGCAGAGAGAGGATACCCTTGCAAACTCTGTTGACCACCCTCTCGACGAGGAGACAAATGTATCTTCTTGAAGTTCTATATTAGCTGTCTCAACTCTGTTTCCGTCTTTGAACAGTTGTTACTTTTGGGTTTCTTCAAGTTTTATTTTAACTGTTTCGACTTTAGACAGCTGTTGCTTTTGGGTATGAACTTACTaagaaatcaaaaatatatttacacatCTAATATTAAAAACTAAACTAATATAATGAATACAGTTAATACAATTTGGTTGAATTAGATTAGAAATAGTTATACTTGAATTTGACGgaatatatgtaacacaatataCCCATAAAATTGAGTAACTTGAccaatctaaattttttatacaaagtcaaaaataaaataaaaaatcatatattttatttataaaatattttgtacatATAAATTATGGAACTACTCACTATCTTaccaaataaatatgaaattctaaaataatattataaatatgttaacCAACTATTACAATTAAGTATTTTGTAtaacttctatatatatttatatatatatgaattaagTGTCAAAgactataatttttatatttatttatgtgacTTTGAATCCATCAACACTTTAGTGTACTTAactatttgattttcaaaacaacatattttaaaatatacataattttactaaaatatatttacgaATCTAAAACAGGAGTCAAACtacatgaaataacaaaattaattaaaattttaatctgtgtaacaaaaatattttagttgaaTCGGAAAAGTAAATGTTAtctaatatatccaaataataaCCAAACTGTCGAGatattatatatccaaaattataCGTCTAATTGACTaactaaaataacaaaaatttatttaaaatacgcCATGCATTTTGATAACaatataaataacataataattaaaaattaaaaacaaaatattaataaattataataatatatttactttataaatatttatacttgtgcatgagcacgggaaaatcacctagtttATAGTATTTTTGGTGTGCTCaatatattttagctattttagacatttacttttgactatttgtatatattttcaaatattgtagacaacttaaaagtatcttatatattttggatatttttagtGTACATTAAATcaaaaaataactaatatatttaggtatataaTCTATTTCGGATACACTCGGATACCCGAAATACTTCGGtttgggtcgggttcggattcggttctttagataccaaaattttgaacctgttcgaatttttaatcaatttcggttcaGGTTTTGTACTACTCTTTCAGATCGGATTCGGTTCAGTTCTTTGGATTCGTTTTTTTTTGCCCAGCCCTAGCTCATTTGTCGGTTATCCTTAATTTGAGACATAGTACAtggtttttataaatatttttaataattacacAGTTTTGGAAACatgataattataatatttcatCTACACAACTATTTcatattatcttatttattattttataaaaaaatattttcatgatATAGATAAATCcatggttttaataaataattttaataatattaagaaaaatatgataatcATCATCGACACAAAAATTTGATATCATCTTATtagaattatataaaaaaaattctcttaTATGTCATGAAAAGATTATGTCtatatttttggtataaaaaggttatatattttggattttgttaATATAACCTTATCGGTAACATATAAAgtttattagttttaatttattagtgtttagttaaaaaattacattttctaTAATTGTAAATTTTGTTAATATGTGTCACCACATAAGAacttatgtttatgttttactGATACCAAATGAGTACTCGATTAAATGTTGTATGAGAAACAtacaaaaactaaattttcaaagaaaaataaatattttagaatattagAGATCATgtaaacattttcaaaatattgatagatatatttatttatatatattacatatatataattatcccTCTATATACATaagaataatttaatataaacttagggtttagatttgagaTGTGACTTTTGGAAGATAAAGTTTATGATTtcagtaaatatataaataaatacttaatatttaaaataaaaaattttaaaaatagtttcaaaaagaattttagattttaaaaaaaaaattgaaaactataaaaatatttttaaacacaattttttatataaacacaatttttttttaaaaaaaaagtttaaatttgaaaatgtatattcaaaaactataaaaatattttaattttcattatttatttaaataactatttataattatatatctataaagtaAGGGTAGAAGAGTCTTTTGACctttaatgaaaaatatctCTTTAATACAAATAAGTatgaataataataacaaatcttattatataaagcttggtttttcaaagttgctaattaacatgatcatgacacatgacgactaaaatataagattgtgacatgtgttaaaaatattaactttttgaaaataaaatatttgataatagtttttttaattcaaaacaaaatataattgaaaatatataattatagttatctaaaataaagtatttaataataattttttttttttataaattctaattaaaataaacttggaaagtttatttaaaagtaatttttccttttaaaaataaCTTCACAAACACATTATATTAAATGGTGGcataaataaattgtaaaactggtaactataaaatatttaatgggaaccgaaaataattatttgaaaataattttccttttcataaatcataaaccaaataTAACTGTAAACTATTGTTTTATAGTAATTATTCCAAATTTTCGTTATAGATACCTAACATGAAGTATTTGATagtaatttcctttttaaaaaaaatccaaaatgaaggataataaaatatgtatataattattattttcttattatataaagcttggttATTAAAAGTTGACAATTAACATAATCGTGAAACATGgcgactaaaatataatattgtgacatgtgttaaaaatattaactttttgtaaataaaatatttgataatattttttttaattcaaaacaaaatataactgaaaatatataattatagttatctaaaataaagtatttagtactaattttctttttttataaatcctaattaaaagaaaattggaaagtttttgaagtaatttttccttttaaaaacaACTTCATGAAAACATTATATttaggtgttattggtttatatattttgattgatttataaatccatatagtatttataaatccaagtaaaacaTGGGTTTTCCCTCAGATTtcagtctttgtatttttaactaaaaaaatctattcaaatctattataaaatcaaatatattaggaaatccgtacgattgaataacacttgatttgatatagaatttatgaatcattaaaccaataacacatgattttaatacatatttgaaaattatagaaccaataacattagatttagttaggattttcaaatccattaaaattcAACAACCAATAATCCCTACTAAGATGGTGGcataaataaattgtaaaaatagtaactataaaaatatttaaatgtgtcgcacaaaaaaaaattaaatgtaaccgaaataattatttgaaagTAATTTTCCTGTtcataaatcataaaccaaataaccataaactattattttatagtaattattttctctaaggattctaaaaatcattctagtgatgacacgtggctacaaaaaaatgttgcaatgcttctcaaataatatataagggattccAAATTTTCTTATAGATACCTAACATAAAGTATTTGATAgcaatttccttttttttttaaatccaaaatgaaatataattaaatatatatatatataattattatttaaaataaagtataagatagttagttttatttttgtaacagttcctaaaaaaaagaaaggttgaaaattatagaaagtgattttctttaaaaaaaaacattttgagaattttttttatattaacatAATGAGAAACAAATTGTAAAAATAGTAATGTGGAAAACTTAGGGCtcgactggttcaaacgcaacAATTGTGGTTGTGGATGCGGGAGATTTTTTATGCGGGTGGTTGCAGTTTCAAGCGTTATTAAGTGTTTTGTATGACTCGCATAACGTTTAAAAATTGTTGTGTTTGCAGGATATTTGTGACTGATTGATTATAAGATATTGCAGcggtttaataataaattatcaatatttacatattataaaattataaaattataaaacataaaaacatattattgtaataaaaattaataattattaatattatatgattaataataatttaatttttatttatttaattttttaaattatttggaagttataattttaataaattttatttgaacatttatattaaaacttttaaaagaagattttgtttcgttttatatatgtgtatatctttatatatgtatgtatattaattgttaaagtttttataaaacaaattatgatACAGTTtgtgaatttaaattaatatataaaacatgtatataattttatatataatattttcatttttaatttttaatttaaatttttaaaatacttttgaaaataattttatatttatttatccatctgcaaccgcccgcaaccaaACGCTAGCTGAAACtaacttttgattttaagaggttcagattggtttgaagcgatttttatgattttttcgaaacactgtcaaccgctaccaaccgaaAAAATTGCGTTTGCAGGTGGTAGCGGGTAAACCAGTCAGACCACTATTagttaggactgaaaataattatttgatagtaatttCACTTTTCTAAAACCTAAACAGAAGATTATTATAAAgattagtttataattattattttaaagtttctaaTTAACATTATTGTGATACTTgacaataaaaaattaagatattgaCATGTgttaagtttttataaatatatattaattatttaaaataaattgttcgataatagttttcttttaaaaaaatctataataaaaaaaattaaaatgagttAGTTGATAATAATTTGACCTTTATATGAATTTGATGAATAAAATGATAtcagaaatagaaacaaaaatgaattattaaaacagtaattttaaaagttatttaattataattggAAATTGTTATTGATAgtatttttccttttctaaattTTTGAATAAAAGATAATTCTAAAAGTTTATAGATGAAATTAGTTGCTAGGAGCCTTTCTTTTCAGaaaatcctaaacaaaagaaaattttaattttcaagagtatttgattgaatttgtttttcaaatcgtaaacaaaattgatttttaaaacaaggttatcaaatattttcttataaataacaaaatttcatgtttaataataaatatttgtgttTAAAAGATCACAATAATCATATTTGTATATATGATTATGTTCTCTCTTATTTTTCACCGTACATAATAGGAGAtacaaaaaaactattataatttttttttcatacaaCTCTAAATTTctttactattatatttttgacattTTATGATGATGTTACAACTGCCATAAAATATTATGATGCCGTTGTGAATGAGCTCATGTCACCATATTATGTCTATGTGTTTATATGCATAGACAATATATAATTAGCTACAATGTCATTTTAAAAGAAttgaaaaatattgtcaaatttgtACATTTAAATGTtggtgaaaattaattatttcaaataaaaatcaaagaattagatttttaattttaaaatttgcagtTTCAAAGATTCATAAACACATAAAGGTAAATATACTAcatattatagattttatattttactaaacttaatatttcaatttcaatttatttatatttaatcaattttgtgGACAAGAATTGTAAAAACAAACGCAAAGAATGATGATAACAAATTTAAAGTAAAACATGTGAGAATCTTCAGAAAATCACATTTTTATGCTcagtttatattttaattctgTTGTTGTGTAACATTGCCTATTGTGAACTGTGTTGcttttaatttgatttaaaccctaaaaacaATATGGAGGATttacaacaatttttttctatatgttttaattaaacataccattaatattatttttagtttaaataaaattgaactatctataaattatataaaaagataGTTAAGTCCTTAAATACtatatcatttcaaaattaaatatcgAAGAACCCGTGCAAGGCACGAATCCAAATCTAGTATGAGCTAAAAGTGAAATTTCCCTAAAGGAAAAGTAAAAAGAATTATGAAAGCAACCGACTTTTATGGCCTATTTAAGACCTAAGACAACCTAAGGCCTGAGCAAAAATACCAGAACTGAAtaaccgaaccggaaccgaaaATACCCGAAACCAGAACCGGACCGAGACCCTTAAATATCCGAACGGTTCCTATATTTCTATATTCGaaataaccaaaccgaactGGAATCGAACCGAAAACTGACAGGTACCCgaatatataagaatataaattatatatacatataacatagctaaatatatatttataatttaaaaatctattaaaagtaccaaaacatatttgaaaataactaaattattataaagtatcaGAACTACCCAAAAGTATCTAAAACTATCTGGATAATATTATCTGAAATATCCAAAGTAATCTGAAATATCCTAAATTGTTATCTaaatcattctaattttttgatattttacccTAAATAACCGATATTTTACCCGAACTATCCGAACTGGAATCAGAACCAAATGGtaaccaattttttttcagGTTTTTCCAGTTCCTAGTTTTACtatctgaaccgaaccgaacccaaaactatccgaaccgaaccgaaccgaaaatatGTTAAGTAGTAATGGATCTTCTAACCTCCTACCCGAACTACCTGATATTCGaaatatccgaaccgaaccgaaccgaaccgaaacccgAAATGTCCAAGACTAAACCTAACATTGAAGAAAATTATTGAACCATCAATGAGAGATCACTTTAGCCATATCTAATCCCCAAAGCCAAGTAGGTTGCCTAGCATTCTAtgaaatacatatatcattCTAGGCTATAGGGGTGATTGGTTGCGGCTGTAGATGCTCTAGACAATCAAAATTTAATCTAAAATCATATTTGTCAACCAATCGAGCTTTCATTTCCTTAAAAATTTCACTGCAAAAAAATCTctacaaaactaaaatatggTTGTAGAGAGCTTTATTTTCAGAGCAAAAAATAGTGATTTACAAAGCTACAACAAATAAATCTAGAGCTTAAATTCTACTGCAAAAAATTTAAAGCTAAAGTTCATTCCAATCACCCCCTACAAATCTTAGTTATTAAGTATGGTATATCACAAGATCATTAATGTTTACTCTCCGATTCaaaataatgtatattttaaagtttttatatttaaaaataaataaattttaattataaatacttTTTTGTGATCAACTATTTTCCAGATTTTTATctaatcaaaattaaataaacaaaattaatttatttcatacatacaatttaccattattatttaataaaaatgcattaatgatatttttcaaacaattttttttctaaaatgtggatattttgaaacagagagtTATAAATGTGTCGGTTATAAAACATGGCATAAAAACTCAAAGAAAGCTGCAATCGATCAAATCCTTATAAGCAACGCTCTTGGAAAGCTTTGGATGGGTTATCACCATCGATCTGAGAATGGTGAGGGAAATCGAACGGCATTTCATCAGGAGAGAGCCAAGCTTCTCTGAAGACTCTTGAAATTTCTTCATAAACTACTCCATTGCCTTCAGGCGTGAGATGGAGTCCATCACTGCTTACATCCAAGAAACAAGGAGCAAGAAGAGccatttataaacaaaaatgacAATGATCGAGGAGATGAGTGTTTCTACGAATCAATAAATGGATGCGGACCTACCTTAGGTATTTTCTCTGCCAATCATTGGTTTCCTGCATTTTGGACCAAAGGTTGACAGATCGCAGACCGAGTTCCTCGGCTAACGCAACACAATGTTGTGCGTAGATTCCTGTGGTTTCGTTTGTTCTCTCAGGCTCCTTCATAGCTTTATCACCATAGATTGATCTGAAGTAACAACACACAGTCAGTAACTATAAATGTTTTGAAGAACCAAAAATAGGAATGAAGTAAAAGCCTAACTTACTCTGCATAGCTCTGGCGTCCAGATTCATCAATTGGTGGTGGAGTGACGAGCACAATTAGCATGGTAGGTGAACATTTCTGCAAACAGAGTGTCATTAGAGAGTAATAACAAATTGAAATGCAGTTTAAGAGCGTTAGATAGTAGAGCACCTTGAGATGCTGAACCATTGTTCTGATGTTGTCCTTGTACTCTTCCACTGGCACATGTTGCCTATCACTGGTCCTTCCTTTGAGAGCTGCATCGTTTGCACCAAAGAATATGGTCGTAGCAACAGGTGGAGTTAAAGATCCCTAATcaaagagacagagagagagagagagagagagagagagagagagagagagagagagagacactgAGATTCAAGCACCAAACTCCATCAGCAGACACATACATTGGTTATGACAAGAGTTTTGTCAGATCTCTTAAACATAAATTTGTCCTTTTTTCA
This genomic window contains:
- the LOC103874729 gene encoding GDSL esterase/lipase At5g62930 codes for the protein MMRPQIVLFGDSITAQSFRSGGWGSALADAYSRKADVVVRGYGGYNTRWALFLLHHIFPLGSLTPPVATTIFFGANDAALKGRTSDRQHVPVEEYKDNIRTMVQHLKKCSPTMLIVLVTPPPIDESGRQSYAESIYGDKAMKEPERTNETTGIYAQHCVALAEELGLRSVNLWSKMQETNDWQRKYLSDGLHLTPEGNGVVYEEISRVFREAWLSPDEMPFDFPHHSQIDGDNPSKAFQERCL